From Polynucleobacter sp. JS-JIR-II-b4, a single genomic window includes:
- the fmt gene encoding methionyl-tRNA formyltransferase gives MKIVFAGTPEFAAQAMRAIYDAGHEIVLALTQPDRRAGRGMHLQASPVKEFALQKNIPVLQPETLRRTSTDSQKQAQAQAAYERLSSADFDVMVVVAYGLILPQEILDISERAGRHGSFNIHASLLPRWRGAAPIQRAIEAGDSKTGVCIMQMDVGLDTGDTVLVADLEIARDETSASLHDRLAQLGSKSIVDVLNSLDQAKDLSRVPQAKDGIIYAEKILKNEAGIDWALSAKEIDHRIRAFNPFPGASSNLNGLAVKFWNSRLADPKAVSSSGTVGEVLGLSNKGTYIQCGEGVLEVLEMQKPGGKKIDAKTCLQSIGDSKKLLRFQTKE, from the coding sequence ATGAAAATCGTTTTTGCTGGAACTCCTGAGTTTGCTGCGCAAGCGATGCGCGCAATTTACGATGCTGGTCATGAAATTGTTTTGGCTTTAACGCAGCCCGATCGCCGCGCTGGCAGGGGCATGCACCTTCAGGCAAGCCCAGTAAAAGAGTTTGCTTTGCAAAAAAATATTCCTGTGCTGCAACCGGAAACATTAAGACGCACAAGCACCGATTCGCAGAAGCAGGCGCAGGCACAAGCTGCATACGAGCGCCTATCTTCAGCGGACTTTGACGTCATGGTGGTGGTTGCCTATGGCCTGATCTTGCCCCAAGAGATCTTGGATATTAGCGAGAGAGCAGGAAGACATGGCAGCTTTAATATTCACGCTTCTCTGTTGCCCCGTTGGCGTGGTGCAGCACCAATTCAGCGAGCAATTGAAGCGGGCGATTCCAAAACAGGCGTTTGCATTATGCAAATGGATGTTGGCTTGGATACCGGAGATACTGTTTTAGTTGCGGACCTTGAAATTGCTCGCGATGAAACGAGTGCCAGCTTGCATGATCGGTTGGCGCAGCTTGGCTCGAAATCCATTGTGGATGTTTTAAATTCCTTAGACCAAGCCAAAGATTTATCTCGGGTACCGCAAGCGAAAGACGGCATTATCTACGCTGAAAAAATACTGAAGAATGAGGCAGGGATCGATTGGGCTCTAAGTGCCAAAGAAATCGATCATCGTATTCGGGCTTTTAATCCTTTCCCGGGGGCAAGTAGCAATTTGAATGGACTGGCGGTGAAGTTTTGGAATTCAAGGCTTGCAGACCCTAAAGCTGTAAGCTCCAGCGGTACTGTAGGCGAGGTGCTTGGGTTAAGTAATAAGGGCACATATATTCAGTGTGGTGAAGGAGTGCTTGAGGTCTTGGAGATGCAAAAACCAGGCGGCAAAAAAATAGATGCCAAAACGTGTTTGCAGTCGATTGGTGATAGTAAAAAATTGTTGCGCTTTCAAACAAAGGAGTAG
- the def gene encoding peptide deformylase: MALLPVLCYPDPRLHKVAKPVAQVDARIKKIVADMADTMYDAPGVGLAATQVDIHERIVVIDVSDEQNELMVFINPEIIWSSSETKSWREGCLSVPEFYDEVERPSEIRVKALNVDGKEFEIEADGLLAVCLQHELDHLQGKVFVEYLSILKRTRISQKMKKRAKELVGQR; encoded by the coding sequence ATGGCTTTATTACCCGTCCTTTGTTATCCAGACCCCCGCTTGCACAAGGTTGCCAAACCTGTTGCGCAAGTGGATGCGCGCATTAAAAAAATTGTCGCCGATATGGCGGACACCATGTATGACGCCCCCGGTGTTGGCTTGGCAGCAACGCAGGTAGATATTCATGAGCGCATCGTGGTAATTGATGTGTCTGATGAACAAAACGAATTGATGGTTTTTATCAACCCAGAAATTATTTGGTCCAGCTCTGAAACAAAATCTTGGCGCGAAGGTTGTTTATCTGTTCCAGAGTTTTATGACGAGGTTGAGAGACCATCTGAAATTCGAGTAAAGGCTTTAAACGTTGACGGTAAAGAATTCGAAATAGAGGCTGATGGTTTGTTGGCAGTTTGTTTGCAGCACGAGTTAGATCATTTGCAAGGAAAAGTGTTTGTTGAGTATTTATCAATACTTAAAAGAACTCGTATCTCACAAAAAATGAAAAAGCGCGCTAAAGAATTAGTGGGTCAGCGCTAA